A genomic window from Microvirga sp. TS319 includes:
- a CDS encoding SDR family NAD(P)-dependent oxidoreductase, translated as MDKPLLNRVAVVTGASRGIGRAAALALAEAGAHIIALARTQGALESLDDEIRARGSSATLVPVNLKDLDALDRLGAAIYERWGKLDILLGNAGQLGELAPITHVDQPVWDEVMTVNVTANYRLIRSFDPLLRASDAGRAIFLTSGAAHSCKAYWGVYSVSKAALEALVRTYAAETATTPVKVMLLSPGALRTSMRRAAMPGEDPLTLKTPEDLAPHIVKLALPSWTETGKIYDFKQDGKVVAPQLPA; from the coding sequence ATGGACAAACCCCTTCTCAATCGCGTGGCGGTCGTCACCGGCGCATCGCGCGGCATCGGCCGTGCGGCCGCCCTGGCCCTGGCCGAGGCCGGTGCGCACATCATCGCCCTGGCCCGCACGCAGGGCGCGCTCGAGAGCCTCGACGACGAGATCCGCGCGAGAGGGTCGTCCGCGACCCTCGTTCCGGTGAACCTGAAGGATCTCGACGCCCTCGACCGCCTCGGGGCCGCGATCTACGAGCGCTGGGGCAAGCTCGACATTCTCCTCGGCAATGCCGGTCAGCTCGGCGAGCTGGCACCGATCACCCATGTCGACCAGCCGGTCTGGGACGAGGTGATGACCGTCAACGTCACGGCCAATTACCGCCTGATCCGCTCCTTCGATCCGCTTCTGCGCGCGTCCGACGCCGGACGCGCGATCTTCCTGACCTCGGGCGCCGCCCATTCGTGCAAGGCCTATTGGGGCGTCTATTCGGTGTCCAAGGCCGCCCTTGAGGCCCTCGTACGCACCTATGCCGCCGAAACGGCGACGACCCCGGTCAAGGTCATGCTCCTGAGCCCGGGCGCGCTTCGCACTTCGATGCGCCGCGCCGCCATGCCGGGCGAGGATCCGCTGACCCTCAAGACCCCCGAGGACCTTGCGCCCCACATCGTGAAGCTCGCCCTACCCTCCTGGACCGAGACGGGCAAGATCTACGACTTCAAGCAGGACGGGAAGGTCGTCGCGCCGCAATTGCCCGCCTAG
- the purF gene encoding amidophosphoribosyltransferase, which produces MSSRSETWQVTPKKVDLDLDGDTLREECGVFGIYGHPDAAAITALGLHALQHRGQEAAGIVSFDGDVFHSERKLGLVGDSFSDRGTIERLAGVSAIGHVRYSTTGETVLRNVQPLFAELDGGGFAVAHNGNLTNGLTLRRNLIRDGAICQSTTDTEVIVHLVARSRKDRVVDRFVEAIQKIEGAYALVALTNKKLIGARDPMGIRPLVLGELDGRYILASETCALDIIGARFIRDVENGECVVISDEGIESFRFAEKVPPRPCIFEYIYFARPDSIVNGRSVYEVRKGMGRELATESPADADVVIPVPDSGVPAALGFAQSCGLPYELGIIRNHYVGRTFIQPTQSVRELGVRMKHSANRAAIEGRRIVLVDDSLVRGTTSVKIVRMMREAGAKEVHFRIASPPITHPDFYGIDTPEKEKLLAATHDLEQMREYIGADSLAFLSIEGIYRAMGEKGRNPAQPQFTDHCFTGDYPTALTDLSVATPRRLALLAEAD; this is translated from the coding sequence ATGTCTTCCAGGTCTGAGACGTGGCAGGTCACCCCTAAGAAGGTGGACCTCGACCTCGACGGCGATACCCTGCGTGAAGAATGCGGCGTGTTCGGCATCTACGGCCATCCGGATGCGGCGGCGATCACCGCTCTTGGGCTTCACGCCCTCCAGCATCGCGGACAGGAGGCGGCCGGCATCGTCTCCTTCGACGGCGACGTTTTCCACTCCGAACGCAAGCTCGGCCTCGTCGGTGACAGCTTCTCCGACCGGGGAACCATCGAGCGGCTCGCGGGCGTTTCCGCAATCGGTCACGTGCGCTACTCGACCACCGGCGAGACGGTCCTGCGCAACGTTCAGCCCCTCTTTGCCGAGCTCGACGGGGGCGGCTTCGCCGTCGCCCATAACGGCAATCTCACCAACGGCCTGACCCTTCGCCGCAACCTGATCCGCGATGGCGCGATCTGCCAGTCCACCACGGATACGGAGGTGATCGTCCACCTCGTGGCCCGCAGCCGCAAGGACCGGGTCGTGGACCGCTTCGTCGAGGCGATCCAGAAGATCGAAGGCGCCTATGCTCTCGTGGCCCTCACCAACAAGAAGCTGATCGGCGCCCGCGATCCGATGGGCATCCGCCCGCTGGTGCTCGGTGAGCTCGACGGCCGCTACATCCTCGCCTCCGAGACCTGCGCGCTCGACATCATCGGAGCCCGCTTCATCCGCGACGTCGAGAACGGCGAATGCGTCGTGATCTCGGACGAGGGCATCGAATCCTTCCGGTTCGCCGAGAAGGTGCCGCCGCGCCCCTGCATCTTCGAATACATCTATTTCGCCCGCCCCGATTCCATCGTGAACGGCCGCAGCGTCTATGAGGTTCGCAAGGGCATGGGCCGGGAACTCGCCACGGAATCCCCGGCCGACGCGGACGTGGTCATCCCGGTGCCGGATTCCGGCGTTCCGGCGGCTTTGGGCTTCGCCCAGAGCTGCGGCCTGCCCTATGAGCTCGGCATCATCCGCAACCATTACGTGGGCCGCACCTTCATTCAGCCGACCCAGTCGGTGCGCGAGCTCGGCGTTCGCATGAAGCACTCCGCCAACCGCGCCGCCATCGAAGGCCGGCGCATCGTACTGGTCGACGACAGCCTCGTGCGCGGCACGACCTCGGTGAAGATCGTGCGCATGATGCGCGAGGCGGGCGCGAAGGAAGTGCATTTCCGCATCGCGAGCCCGCCGATCACCCATCCCGATTTCTACGGCATCGACACGCCGGAGAAGGAGAAGCTGCTCGCAGCGACTCACGACCTCGAGCAGATGCGGGAATATATCGGGGCGGATTCGCTGGCCTTCCTGTCCATCGAGGGCATCTACCGGGCCATGGGCGAGAAGGGCCGCAACCCGGCGCAGCCGCAATTCACCGACCATTGCTTCACGGGCGATTATCCGACGGCCCTGACGGACCTCTCCGTCGCCACGCCGCGCCGCCTCGCCCTGCTGGCCGAAGCCGACTAG
- a CDS encoding CvpA family protein, with protein MPFSVLDLVVIGIVLISALLAAVRGFTREVLAIVAWVVAAAAAWYLHPTALPIAQQYISSHTVALVAAIGGIFVITLIIVSIITVQISDMILDSRIGAIDRTLGLVFGAARGFLICVIGWAFLSWLLQGKEPEWATASKTRPAMENTRDSIIAMLPENAEALIQKLKKPAAPENEPVEPAEPDPQRGAAPAPASPAPQTPQRRG; from the coding sequence ATGCCCTTTTCTGTTCTGGACCTCGTCGTCATCGGAATTGTCCTGATCTCGGCTCTCCTGGCGGCCGTCCGCGGCTTCACCCGCGAGGTTCTGGCCATCGTGGCCTGGGTCGTGGCCGCCGCCGCGGCCTGGTACCTGCACCCCACCGCCCTTCCCATCGCGCAGCAATATATCAGCAGCCATACGGTCGCCCTCGTGGCGGCCATCGGCGGCATCTTCGTGATCACCCTGATCATCGTCTCGATCATCACGGTCCAGATTTCGGACATGATCCTCGATTCCCGCATCGGAGCCATCGACCGCACGCTCGGCCTCGTCTTCGGAGCCGCTCGCGGCTTCCTGATCTGCGTGATCGGCTGGGCTTTCCTGAGCTGGCTGCTCCAGGGCAAGGAGCCCGAATGGGCGACCGCCTCGAAGACCCGCCCAGCCATGGAAAATACCCGCGACAGCATCATCGCCATGCTGCCCGAGAACGCGGAAGCCCTCATCCAGAAGCTCAAGAAGCCGGCCGCGCCGGAGAACGAGCCCGTGGAGCCGGCCGAGCCCGATCCGCAGCGCGGCGCGGCGCCCGCCCCGGCCTCGCCCGCCCCGCAGACGCCACAGCGCCGGGGGTGA
- a CDS encoding SgcJ/EcaC family oxidoreductase, which yields MTDDEKAIRELVAAWMAASLEGNVAKVLSLMTEDVIFMVPGRDPFGREAFAAASRSMEGMRLEGTSDILELQVMGDWAFMRCHIDMTITPPNAREPVRRSGHTLTLLRKGADGRWRLARDANLLAARG from the coding sequence ATGACGGATGATGAGAAGGCGATCAGGGAGCTTGTCGCGGCATGGATGGCGGCGAGCCTGGAGGGCAATGTCGCCAAGGTCCTGTCCCTGATGACCGAGGACGTGATCTTCATGGTGCCGGGCCGGGACCCGTTCGGCAGGGAGGCCTTCGCCGCCGCCTCGCGGAGCATGGAAGGAATGCGCCTGGAGGGAACGAGCGACATTCTGGAATTGCAGGTGATGGGCGACTGGGCGTTCATGCGATGCCACATCGACATGACGATCACGCCTCCGAACGCCCGAGAGCCGGTGCGCCGGTCGGGGCACACGCTGACGCTTCTGCGCAAGGGGGCCGATGGCCGGTGGCGGCTCGCCCGCGACGCGAATCTCCTGGCGGCGCGCGGCTGA
- the radA gene encoding DNA repair protein RadA, which yields MAKRHPSFVCQECGAVYNRWKGKCEACGGWNTIVEEAGSASPMSGPVATRPSRAKGRIFPLEGLSGETKEAPRTPSGIAELDRVTGGGFVHGSIILLGGDPGIGKSTLLMQASAALANRGERVAYISGEEAVGQVRLRAERLGLGLSPVELASETNVEDIVATLSQGRPPALAIIDSIQTMWTETVESAPGTVTQVRGSAQALIRFAKTTGTSVILVGHVTKDGQIAGPRVVEHMVDAVVSFEGDTGHHFRILRAVKNRFGPTDEIGVFEMSDQGLREVPNPSELFLAGRDMATAGTAVFAGMEGTRPLLVEIQALVAPSSLGTPRRAVVGWDQSRLSMVLAVLEAHGGLKLGMHDVYLNVAGGLRITEPAADLAAAAALVSSLSGNPLPPDTVYFGELGLSGAIRPVAQEQARLKEAAKLGFSGAVSPAPRLDKNKREKLPLATSSIGHITDLVAGIAARRRRAS from the coding sequence ATGGCCAAGCGTCACCCGTCTTTCGTCTGCCAGGAATGCGGTGCGGTCTACAACCGCTGGAAGGGCAAGTGCGAAGCCTGCGGCGGATGGAACACCATCGTCGAGGAAGCGGGCTCCGCGAGCCCCATGTCGGGCCCCGTCGCGACGCGCCCCTCGCGCGCCAAGGGCCGCATCTTCCCGCTCGAAGGTCTCTCCGGGGAAACCAAGGAAGCTCCCCGTACGCCGTCCGGAATCGCGGAGCTCGACCGGGTGACCGGCGGCGGCTTCGTGCACGGCTCGATCATCCTGCTCGGCGGCGATCCGGGAATCGGCAAGTCGACGCTGCTCATGCAGGCTTCCGCCGCCCTCGCCAACCGCGGCGAGCGTGTAGCCTATATCTCGGGCGAGGAAGCGGTCGGGCAGGTGCGCCTGCGCGCGGAACGGCTCGGCCTCGGCCTGTCGCCGGTGGAACTCGCCTCGGAGACCAATGTCGAGGACATCGTGGCCACCTTGAGCCAGGGCCGCCCGCCCGCGCTCGCGATCATCGACTCGATCCAGACCATGTGGACCGAGACGGTCGAATCGGCCCCCGGCACGGTCACCCAGGTGCGGGGCTCGGCCCAGGCGCTCATCCGATTCGCGAAGACGACCGGCACCTCCGTCATTCTCGTGGGCCACGTCACCAAGGACGGACAGATCGCCGGTCCCCGCGTCGTCGAGCACATGGTCGACGCCGTGGTGTCGTTCGAGGGCGATACGGGCCATCATTTCCGCATCCTGCGCGCGGTGAAGAACCGCTTCGGCCCCACCGACGAGATCGGCGTCTTCGAAATGTCCGATCAGGGCCTGCGCGAGGTCCCCAACCCCTCCGAACTCTTTCTCGCCGGGCGCGACATGGCGACTGCCGGTACCGCCGTCTTCGCCGGCATGGAAGGCACGCGCCCGCTTCTCGTCGAGATCCAGGCGCTCGTCGCCCCCTCCTCCCTCGGGACGCCGCGCCGGGCCGTGGTCGGCTGGGACCAGAGCCGCCTGTCCATGGTGCTCGCGGTGCTCGAGGCCCACGGCGGCCTGAAGCTCGGCATGCACGACGTCTACCTGAACGTTGCGGGTGGCCTGCGGATCACCGAGCCGGCGGCGGATCTCGCGGCCGCCGCCGCCCTCGTGTCGTCCCTGTCCGGCAATCCGCTGCCGCCCGACACGGTGTATTTCGGCGAGCTGGGCCTCTCCGGCGCAATCCGGCCCGTGGCCCAGGAGCAGGCCCGGCTGAAGGAAGCGGCCAAGCTCGGCTTTTCCGGCGCCGTCTCCCCGGCGCCCCGCCTCGACAAGAACAAGCGGGAGAAGCTCCCGCTCGCCACCTCGTCGATCGGCCACATCACCGATCTGGTCGCGGGAATCGCCGCGCGTCGGCGCAGGGCCTCCTGA
- the alr gene encoding alanine racemase has translation MTRTEQTTTAGGIPDDRAGGLLHIDLAALGRNWRSLRDRAGGAEASAVVKADAYGTGIEQAVPALAQAGCRTFFVAHVSEAIRARAAAPGSTVYVLNGLFPDTSQAYAQHDLRPVLGSFEEIGEWAAFCRSQGRRYAAAIHVDTGMNRLGLTVPQGLTLKDRAELKDFETALLMSHFVSAEESDNPINNRQIDAFRAVRETLPGVRASLANSSGIFLKEKPHFDLVRPGYALYGGNPTPDLHNPMSAVVELQARIVQLRWVEADDTVGYNARWLALGRRRIATLSVGYADGYPRSASARGTSGEELLAGRVLAAGRQCPFAGNVSMDLITVDVTDIPESNLRRGDTVTMIGGALAIDEVGRRAGTIGYEILTNLGRRYARTYRGTQG, from the coding sequence TTGACCAGGACAGAACAGACGACCACCGCCGGGGGCATTCCCGACGACAGGGCCGGCGGCCTCCTTCACATCGACCTCGCGGCGCTCGGCCGGAACTGGCGCAGCCTGCGCGACCGGGCGGGCGGCGCGGAGGCTTCGGCCGTGGTCAAGGCCGACGCGTACGGGACCGGCATCGAGCAGGCCGTGCCGGCCTTGGCGCAGGCAGGCTGCCGCACATTCTTCGTGGCGCACGTGAGCGAGGCGATCCGCGCCCGCGCCGCGGCGCCCGGTTCGACCGTCTACGTGCTGAACGGCCTGTTTCCCGACACGTCGCAGGCCTATGCGCAGCATGATCTGCGCCCGGTTCTCGGCTCGTTCGAGGAGATCGGGGAATGGGCCGCCTTCTGCCGGTCGCAGGGGCGCCGATACGCCGCCGCGATCCATGTCGACACGGGCATGAACCGCCTCGGCCTCACGGTCCCCCAGGGCCTGACCCTGAAGGATCGCGCCGAACTGAAGGATTTCGAGACCGCGCTTCTCATGAGCCATTTCGTCAGCGCGGAGGAGAGCGACAACCCGATCAACAATCGCCAGATCGACGCCTTCAGGGCCGTGCGCGAGACGCTGCCAGGGGTGCGCGCCTCGCTCGCCAATTCGTCCGGCATCTTCCTGAAGGAGAAGCCGCATTTCGACCTCGTGCGTCCGGGCTATGCGCTCTACGGCGGCAATCCGACGCCCGATCTCCACAATCCCATGAGCGCCGTCGTGGAGCTTCAGGCGCGCATCGTGCAGCTGCGCTGGGTCGAGGCCGACGACACGGTCGGCTACAACGCGCGGTGGCTGGCGCTCGGTCGGCGGCGAATCGCCACGCTCTCGGTCGGTTATGCGGACGGCTATCCACGCTCGGCAAGCGCGCGTGGGACGAGCGGCGAGGAGCTGCTGGCGGGCCGGGTTCTGGCAGCCGGGCGCCAATGCCCCTTCGCGGGCAACGTCTCCATGGATCTGATCACAGTGGACGTGACCGACATTCCGGAAAGCAACCTCAGGCGCGGCGACACCGTGACCATGATCGGCGGGGCTCTCGCGATCGACGAGGTCGGCCGCCGCGCCGGCACCATCGGCTACGAGATCCTCACCAATCTGGGCCGCCGCTACGCTCGCACCTATCGCGGGACGCAGGGCTGA
- a CDS encoding replicative DNA helicase, producing the protein MATANALIARLENAEPQFRTPPSNLEAEQALLGAILVNNDAYYRVSDFLEAEHFIEDLHRRIYEVATSLIKAGKVATPITMKTFLGDQDLGGVTVSQYLARLAAEATTVINAEDYGRTIYDLAIRRSLINIGEDLVNTAFDAPVESSPRDQIEEAERRLYSIAETGRTDGGFQRFSDALTAAIDMAAAAYKREGALSGISTGLIDLDKSLGGLQPSDLIILAGRPAMGKTSLVTNIAFNIAKAYKAEKQQDGTLKTVNGGIVGFFSLEMSAEQLATRVIAEQAGVPSYKIRRGDMREDDFYKITEAAREMQSIPFYIDQTGGISIAQLTARARRLKRQRGLDLLIVDYLQLLSGSSKKGENRVQELTEITTGLKALAKELAVPLIALSQLSRQVESRDDKRPQLSDLRESGSIEQDADVVMFVYREEYYLKNKEPKPGTEEYFKWQAEMDQIHGKAEVIIGKQRHGPTGTVQLAFQADITRFTNLADEDKLPDRIGD; encoded by the coding sequence ATGGCCACCGCCAATGCCCTCATCGCCCGCTTAGAAAATGCCGAGCCGCAATTTCGCACGCCTCCCAGCAACCTCGAGGCCGAGCAGGCCCTGCTGGGCGCCATTCTGGTCAACAACGACGCCTATTATCGCGTTTCGGACTTTCTCGAGGCCGAGCACTTCATCGAGGATCTGCACCGGCGCATCTACGAAGTCGCCACGAGCCTGATCAAGGCCGGCAAGGTTGCGACCCCAATCACGATGAAGACCTTCCTGGGCGACCAGGATCTGGGCGGCGTCACCGTCTCGCAATATCTCGCCCGCCTGGCGGCGGAGGCCACCACGGTCATCAACGCCGAGGATTACGGCCGCACGATCTACGACCTCGCGATCCGCCGCTCTCTCATCAACATCGGCGAGGACCTGGTGAACACAGCTTTCGACGCTCCCGTCGAAAGTTCGCCCCGAGACCAGATCGAGGAGGCCGAGCGGCGCCTTTACTCCATCGCCGAAACGGGCCGCACCGACGGTGGCTTCCAGCGTTTCTCGGACGCGCTGACCGCCGCCATCGACATGGCGGCGGCCGCCTACAAGCGCGAGGGAGCCCTGTCGGGCATCTCGACCGGGCTCATCGATCTCGACAAATCCCTCGGCGGCCTCCAGCCCTCCGACCTCATCATCCTGGCGGGCCGCCCGGCCATGGGTAAGACCTCGCTGGTGACGAACATCGCGTTCAACATCGCCAAGGCCTACAAGGCGGAGAAGCAGCAGGACGGAACCCTGAAAACCGTGAACGGCGGAATCGTGGGCTTCTTCTCCCTCGAAATGTCGGCGGAGCAGCTCGCCACCCGCGTCATCGCCGAGCAGGCGGGCGTGCCCTCCTACAAGATCCGCCGCGGCGACATGCGCGAGGACGATTTCTACAAGATCACCGAAGCCGCCCGCGAGATGCAGTCGATCCCCTTCTATATCGACCAGACCGGCGGCATCTCCATCGCGCAGCTCACCGCCCGCGCCCGGCGCCTCAAGCGCCAGCGCGGTCTCGACCTTCTCATCGTGGACTACCTGCAGCTCCTCTCCGGCTCGTCCAAGAAAGGCGAGAACCGCGTGCAGGAACTGACGGAGATCACCACCGGCCTGAAGGCGCTCGCCAAGGAACTCGCCGTTCCGCTCATCGCTCTGTCCCAGCTCTCGCGCCAGGTGGAATCGCGCGACGACAAGAGGCCGCAGCTCTCCGACCTTCGTGAATCGGGCTCGATCGAGCAGGACGCCGACGTGGTCATGTTCGTTTACCGCGAAGAGTACTATCTAAAGAACAAGGAGCCGAAACCCGGCACCGAAGAATATTTCAAGTGGCAGGCGGAGATGGATCAGATCCACGGCAAGGCCGAAGTCATCATCGGCAAGCAGCGTCACGGCCCCACGGGCACCGTGCAGCTGGCCTTCCAGGCCGACATCACCCGCTTCACCAACCTCGCAGACGAAGACAAACTTCCCGATCGGATCGGCGATTGA
- the rplI gene encoding 50S ribosomal protein L9, with product MEVILLERVAKLGQMGETVKVRSGYARNFLLPRGKALRATENNKKHFEQQRAQLEARNLERRKEAEVVAEKLNGQSFIILRQSGETGVLYGSVSTRDLAEVMSENGFTVDRNQIVLNTPIKTLGLHNVPVSLHPEVEVSVTINVARSPEEAERQARGEAVTTREETNLDDLGLEVGAALAEAGDVEL from the coding sequence ATGGAAGTGATCCTTCTCGAGCGCGTCGCAAAGCTTGGCCAGATGGGCGAGACCGTCAAGGTTCGCTCGGGCTATGCCCGCAACTTCCTCCTGCCGCGCGGCAAGGCTCTGCGCGCCACGGAGAACAACAAGAAGCATTTCGAGCAGCAGCGCGCCCAGCTCGAGGCCCGCAACCTCGAGCGCCGCAAGGAAGCCGAGGTCGTGGCCGAGAAGCTGAACGGCCAGAGCTTCATCATCCTGCGCCAGTCCGGCGAGACGGGCGTGCTCTACGGTTCGGTCTCCACCCGCGACCTCGCCGAGGTGATGTCGGAGAACGGCTTCACGGTCGACCGCAACCAGATCGTCCTCAACACGCCGATCAAGACCCTTGGCCTGCACAACGTGCCGGTCTCCCTGCACCCGGAGGTCGAGGTTTCGGTCACGATCAACGTGGCCCGCAGCCCTGAGGAAGCCGAGCGCCAGGCTCGCGGCGAGGCGGTCACCACCCGCGAAGAGACCAACCTCGACGACCTCGGCCTCGAGGTCGGCGCGGCTCTCGCCGAAGCCGGCGACGTCGAGCTCTAA
- a CDS encoding DUF2232 domain-containing protein, whose amino-acid sequence MNFIATGIGAGLVSALLTVVVVKETMLAVLLAMLAPLPILIVALGWNHRSGLVATLVGGLAIAIFTASPISAFGFIAITGLPAWWLAYLALLGRPAADGTMEWYPIGRLLGWVAATAALTIVATGIISSGADYTAFQSRSRQISSAFVSMFFEAPDPGTEDGREALTDALATMTPALSAFGFTFFMGLYLWLAAKVVSASGRLPRPWSPVPGLSMPRAILWAPVLAFVLIQFEGFVGALGYALFGALLMAFTLQGLAVIHERTQGKPGRGFILAGLYALLFLTQGVMVTALSLFGLADTIFGFRRRFGGNRPKQPPTLST is encoded by the coding sequence ATGAACTTTATCGCAACAGGCATCGGCGCGGGCCTCGTCTCGGCCCTTCTGACAGTGGTGGTGGTCAAGGAGACCATGCTGGCTGTCCTGCTCGCCATGCTTGCGCCGCTTCCCATCCTGATCGTCGCGCTCGGCTGGAACCATCGCTCCGGTCTCGTCGCCACCCTCGTGGGCGGCCTGGCGATCGCGATTTTCACCGCATCCCCCATCAGCGCCTTCGGCTTCATCGCCATCACGGGCCTGCCGGCGTGGTGGCTCGCCTATCTGGCCCTGCTCGGACGCCCCGCCGCCGACGGGACGATGGAATGGTATCCGATCGGGCGGCTCCTCGGCTGGGTGGCGGCCACGGCGGCCCTCACCATCGTGGCGACCGGAATCATCTCCTCGGGGGCCGATTACACGGCCTTCCAGTCCCGGTCGCGGCAGATCTCCTCAGCCTTCGTCAGCATGTTCTTCGAGGCCCCAGATCCGGGGACCGAGGACGGGCGCGAGGCTCTCACGGACGCGCTGGCGACGATGACGCCGGCCCTGTCGGCCTTCGGCTTCACCTTCTTCATGGGCCTCTATCTCTGGCTCGCCGCGAAGGTGGTCTCCGCCTCGGGACGCCTGCCGCGCCCCTGGTCGCCCGTCCCCGGGCTGTCGATGCCGCGCGCCATTCTCTGGGCCCCCGTCCTGGCCTTCGTCCTGATTCAGTTCGAAGGCTTCGTCGGCGCCCTCGGCTATGCGCTGTTCGGCGCGCTCCTGATGGCCTTCACCCTCCAGGGCCTCGCCGTCATCCACGAGCGGACGCAGGGTAAGCCGGGACGCGGCTTCATTCTGGCAGGCCTCTATGCGCTGCTGTTCCTCACGCAGGGCGTCATGGTCACGGCCCTGTCTCTCTTCGGCCTCGCCGATACGATCTTCGGCTTTCGGCGCCGCTTCGGCGGAAACAGGCCGAAACAACCGCCGACCCTTTCAACCTGA
- the rpsR gene encoding 30S ribosomal protein S18, translated as MAFGAGGGGGRRPFFRRRKTCPFSGPNAPKIDYKDTKLLSRYISERGKIVPSRITAVSAKKQRELAQAIKRARFLGLLPYVIR; from the coding sequence ATGGCATTTGGTGCTGGTGGCGGCGGTGGCCGTCGTCCGTTCTTCCGTCGTCGCAAGACCTGCCCGTTCTCGGGCCCGAACGCGCCGAAGATCGACTACAAGGACACGAAGCTCCTGTCCCGCTACATCTCGGAGCGCGGCAAGATCGTTCCTTCGCGCATCACGGCCGTCTCGGCCAAGAAGCAGCGTGAGCTCGCCCAGGCGATCAAGCGCGCCCGCTTCCTGGGCCTGCTGCCCTACGTGATCCGCTAA
- the rpsF gene encoding 30S ribosomal protein S6, which produces MPLYEHIFMARQDVTPQQVEAMVDQYKGVIEQNGGSIDKTEMWGVKSLAYRIKKNRKAHFTMFNLNAPAAAVAEMERQMRINEDILRFMTIKVEELETEPSVMMQKRDRDERKDRERRERDGGGFESNEGEEA; this is translated from the coding sequence ATGCCTCTCTACGAGCATATTTTCATGGCTCGCCAGGACGTGACACCCCAGCAGGTCGAAGCAATGGTCGACCAGTACAAGGGCGTCATCGAGCAGAATGGCGGCAGCATCGACAAGACCGAGATGTGGGGCGTTAAGTCCCTCGCCTACCGCATCAAGAAGAACCGCAAGGCGCACTTCACGATGTTCAACCTCAACGCTCCCGCTGCCGCGGTTGCCGAGATGGAACGTCAGATGCGCATCAACGAAGACATCCTTCGCTTCATGACCATCAAGGTCGAAGAGCTCGAGACCGAGCCGTCCGTGATGATGCAGAAGCGCGACCGTGACGAGCGCAAGGACCGCGAGCGTCGTGAGCGCGACGGCGGCGGCTTCGAAAGCAACGAAGGCGAGGAGGCTTAA
- a CDS encoding pyridoxine 5'-phosphate synthase, whose protein sequence is MKAPPLRLGVNIDHVATVRNARGGIDPDPIRAAHMAVLAGADGITAHLREDRRHIRDQDMERLKRQLFVPLNFEMAATPEMIGIATRLHPHACCLVPEKREERTTEGGLDIIGGASHLRPMIQELKAQGIRVSLFVEPETDVMDAACDLGAPVVELHTGTYCEAVAEGNEAKVAHELERLRRAAAHGAGLGLEIHAGHGLALDSVRPVAAIPQIVELNIGHSLIGEAIFMGLDEAVRAMRAAMDEGRAQVPA, encoded by the coding sequence ATGAAAGCTCCTCCTCTTCGCCTCGGCGTCAATATCGATCATGTCGCAACCGTCCGGAATGCCCGCGGGGGCATCGATCCCGACCCGATCAGGGCCGCCCATATGGCCGTGCTGGCAGGCGCCGACGGCATTACGGCGCACCTGCGCGAGGACCGGCGGCATATCCGCGATCAGGACATGGAGCGCCTGAAGCGTCAGCTTTTCGTGCCGCTCAACTTCGAGATGGCGGCGACGCCCGAGATGATCGGGATCGCCACGCGCCTTCATCCCCATGCCTGCTGCCTCGTGCCCGAGAAACGAGAGGAGAGAACCACGGAAGGGGGGCTCGACATCATCGGCGGCGCTTCCCATCTGCGCCCGATGATCCAGGAATTGAAAGCTCAGGGCATCCGCGTCTCGCTCTTCGTCGAGCCGGAGACGGACGTGATGGACGCCGCCTGCGATCTGGGCGCTCCCGTGGTCGAACTCCATACCGGCACCTATTGCGAGGCCGTTGCCGAAGGGAACGAGGCGAAGGTCGCCCATGAGCTGGAGCGCCTGCGCCGGGCCGCCGCCCACGGGGCCGGCCTCGGGCTCGAAATCCACGCGGGCCACGGATTGGCCCTCGATTCGGTGCGCCCGGTCGCGGCGATCCCGCAGATCGTGGAGCTGAACATCGGTCATTCCCTCATCGGGGAGGCGATCTTCATGGGTCTCGACGAGGCTGTCCGCGCCATGCGCGCCGCCATGGACGAGGGCCGGGCACAGGTGCCCGCATGA